Proteins encoded together in one Bos javanicus breed banteng chromosome 6, ARS-OSU_banteng_1.0, whole genome shotgun sequence window:
- the LOC133250088 gene encoding eukaryotic translation initiation factor 3 subunit K-like, producing the protein MAMFEQMRANVGTLLKGIDRYNPENLATLERYVETQAKENAYDLEANLAVLKLYQFNPAFFQTTVTTQILLKALTNLPHTDFTLCKCMIDQAHQEERPIRQILYLGDLLETCHFQAFWQALDENMDLLEGITVFEDSVRKFICHVVGITYQHIDRWLLAEMLGDLTDSQLKVWMSKYGWSADESGQIFIW; encoded by the coding sequence ATGGCGATGTTTGAGCAGATGAGAGCGAACGTGGGCACGTTGCTCAAGGGGATCGACAGGTACAACCCTGAGAACCTGGCCACCCTGGAGCGCTATGTGGAGACACAGGCCAAAGAAAATGCCTATGATCTGGAAGCCAACCTGGCTGTCTTGAAACTGTACCAGTTCAACCCGGCCTTCTTCCAGACCACGGTCACCACCCAGATCCTGCTGAAGGCCCTCACCAACCTGCCCCACACCGACTTCACGCTGTGCAAGTGCATGATCGACCAGGCCCACCAAGAAGAACGGCCCATCCGGCAGATTTTGTACCTCGGAGACCTGCTGGAGACCTGCCACTTCCAAGCCTTCTGGCAAGCCCTGGATGAAAACATGGACCTCCTGGAAGGTATAACCGTCTTTGAAGACTCTGTCCGAAAATTTATCTGCCATGTTGTGGGCATCACGTATCAACACATCGATCGCTGGCTGCTGGCTGAGATGCTCGGGGATCTGACAGACAGCCAGCTAAAGGTGTGGATGAGCAAGTACGGCTGGAGCGCTGACGAGTCGGGCCAGATCTTCATCTGGTAG